Proteins found in one Brevibacillus brevis genomic segment:
- a CDS encoding alpha/beta hydrolase family protein: MSSLERILQIPSDTISLTATLHEPTCTTGKTRVKYPLVVICHGFIGSRIGVNRLFVKAARELASHGFGVLRFDYGGCGESDGDYGAGGLDVLLAQTRDVLDHVFTLEQVDQERVCLLGHSLGGAVSVLTASQDRRIHSLILWAPVARPFDDIVRIVGEKEYKEALSYGKTDHLGYGLEKRFFQSLGTALPLRQAKQFEGDVLILHGNRDDVIAVDAMFHYERELHLRRRGSCETEVVVGGDHTFSSADSYKRLIGSTKSWLNRLLEKETVAV, translated from the coding sequence GTGAGTTCTTTGGAACGGATTTTACAAATACCTAGCGACACGATTTCGTTGACAGCTACCTTGCATGAACCTACATGCACAACAGGCAAGACCAGAGTGAAGTACCCGTTGGTTGTCATTTGCCATGGCTTTATCGGCAGTCGGATTGGTGTGAACCGCTTGTTTGTAAAAGCTGCCAGAGAATTAGCTTCACACGGTTTTGGCGTACTGCGCTTCGATTACGGAGGCTGCGGAGAAAGCGACGGCGATTATGGAGCAGGTGGTTTGGACGTCCTGCTTGCGCAAACACGAGATGTTCTCGACCATGTTTTTACGCTGGAACAGGTAGATCAGGAGCGTGTGTGCCTGTTAGGGCATAGTTTGGGTGGTGCAGTCAGTGTATTGACAGCGAGCCAGGATAGACGAATACACTCGCTCATCCTATGGGCACCGGTTGCACGTCCCTTCGATGATATCGTTCGGATCGTGGGGGAAAAGGAATACAAGGAAGCACTTTCCTACGGTAAAACGGATCATTTGGGCTACGGATTGGAGAAGCGCTTTTTTCAGTCGCTGGGTACCGCTCTTCCGCTGCGTCAAGCCAAGCAGTTTGAGGGAGATGTGTTAATCCTGCATGGCAATCGGGATGATGTCATTGCAGTGGATGCCATGTTCCATTATGAGCGAGAGCTGCATTTGCGGAGACGGGGGAGCTGCGAAACAGAAGTAGTTGTAGGGGGAGATCATACCTTTTCCTCGGCGGACAGCTACAAACGCTTGATTGGGAGTACGAAGAGCTGGTTGAATCGACTGCTTGAGAAGGAGACGGTCGCGGTATAA
- a CDS encoding low molecular weight protein-tyrosine-phosphatase, whose product MTTVLFVCLGNICRSPMAEAVFRHLVEAEGLAGEVSIDSAGIGGWHAGEPPHKGTQKVLTENGIAHDTLRARQIVTQDFSEYDYIVCMDEENLSALKQMAPSGKKVYRLLDFADSAQEQNVEDPYYTGRFTYVYDLVNAGCRGLLNEIKANIAKKG is encoded by the coding sequence ATGACAACCGTTTTGTTCGTTTGTCTGGGCAATATTTGCCGCTCGCCCATGGCCGAAGCTGTATTTCGCCATCTCGTAGAGGCGGAGGGATTGGCAGGGGAAGTATCTATCGATTCAGCGGGAATTGGTGGCTGGCACGCAGGTGAACCCCCTCACAAAGGTACACAAAAGGTGTTGACCGAAAATGGGATTGCGCATGATACACTGCGTGCTCGCCAAATTGTCACACAGGACTTCTCGGAGTACGACTATATCGTCTGCATGGATGAGGAAAATTTGTCCGCACTCAAGCAGATGGCGCCGTCAGGGAAAAAGGTGTACCGCCTGCTTGACTTTGCCGATTCTGCCCAGGAACAAAACGTGGAGGACCCTTATTATACGGGGCGATTCACGTATGTGTATGACCTGGTGAATGCGGGTTGCCGCGGGCTCTTGAACGAAATCAAAGCCAATATCGCCAAAAAGGGATAG
- the atoS gene encoding two-component system sensor histidine kinase AtoS — protein MKTYLYRIRFVVAVIVVTILPIIVTGIVLVKSAEQALLEEKKQKLIAITQQLDFALSKDFDTIVVEAGLEKAEKEHKLQALNEEMQALTDRIALAHPGIGVGYYSAALDSIVTYGPSSEMSLYIGQSISETHPGRSVMQTRQIDVVIGEQVRGNIMNAMVPLIRNDQVIGYAWANELMSTIDIQLAGMRQSIYAILGIGCMIAAAASGLLVHRFEVILSEIKSGLKRLSQDLSFRLRRMDGEPGEITGAINNLASDLQTSRSRTETIMNSMDSGVLALDQSGHLIAWNETAIHMIGFSSSRAKGMHFTEVFTESEALLHILLDTLQNGQAIRDAMWRHQHRDRGVLWLKVSSSIWKNTVDEVLGAIVVLEDRTQWRRMESRLAQAERLAVIGEWATSIAHEVRNPLTAIKAFAQIIEEEWPKDHESREYTGIIVEEVERLNRFADELLLFSRPNEESNVPVRVQEVIQHTLKLMEHVEGFSGVIVELVCNEDIPAVMSSPELLKQVFLNILHNALQAKPTEGRIQIEINNINNDVHVQVTNDGPPIAEENLLAIFEPFFTTKQTGTGLGLAISQRIVQAYGGHIVAQNTPEGVCFTVVLPIRAKGGL, from the coding sequence ATGAAAACATATCTGTACCGCATACGTTTTGTCGTGGCTGTCATTGTTGTCACCATTTTACCGATTATCGTTACCGGAATCGTATTGGTAAAATCGGCAGAGCAGGCTTTACTGGAGGAAAAGAAACAAAAGCTAATCGCCATCACACAGCAGCTGGATTTTGCGCTGTCGAAAGATTTTGACACAATCGTCGTGGAAGCTGGTTTAGAAAAGGCGGAAAAAGAGCACAAGCTCCAAGCATTAAACGAGGAAATGCAAGCGCTTACAGATCGGATCGCTCTAGCCCACCCGGGAATTGGCGTCGGCTATTATTCCGCAGCTCTCGATTCCATCGTGACGTATGGACCCAGCAGTGAAATGAGCTTGTACATAGGACAATCAATTAGCGAAACCCATCCGGGTCGCAGTGTCATGCAGACGCGGCAGATTGATGTAGTAATCGGCGAACAAGTACGTGGCAACATCATGAACGCCATGGTTCCACTCATTCGCAATGATCAAGTGATCGGCTATGCTTGGGCGAATGAGCTCATGTCTACGATTGATATACAACTCGCGGGAATGCGACAAAGCATTTATGCGATTTTGGGCATTGGCTGTATGATCGCAGCAGCGGCCAGCGGTTTGCTCGTCCATCGCTTTGAAGTGATTCTGTCAGAGATCAAGTCAGGGCTAAAGCGGCTTAGCCAAGACCTTTCCTTTCGATTAAGGAGAATGGACGGAGAGCCTGGAGAAATTACAGGTGCGATCAACAATCTGGCGAGTGACTTGCAGACTAGCCGTAGCCGTACGGAGACTATCATGAATAGTATGGACAGTGGGGTCCTCGCGTTGGATCAGAGCGGGCACCTGATTGCATGGAATGAGACAGCGATACATATGATTGGCTTCTCGTCCAGTCGAGCAAAGGGGATGCATTTCACGGAAGTTTTTACAGAGAGTGAGGCTCTCCTTCATATCCTGTTGGATACGCTGCAAAACGGTCAAGCTATCCGGGATGCTATGTGGCGCCATCAGCATCGGGACAGGGGCGTGCTCTGGCTAAAGGTCAGCTCTTCCATTTGGAAAAATACGGTAGATGAAGTACTGGGGGCTATCGTCGTGCTGGAGGATCGCACACAATGGCGGAGGATGGAGTCAAGGCTGGCTCAAGCTGAGCGGCTTGCGGTCATAGGTGAGTGGGCGACTAGCATTGCCCATGAGGTACGCAATCCGTTAACGGCCATCAAAGCCTTCGCCCAGATCATCGAGGAGGAATGGCCAAAAGATCATGAGTCTCGGGAATACACAGGGATTATTGTGGAGGAAGTCGAGCGTTTGAACCGTTTTGCTGACGAGCTCTTGTTATTTTCTCGTCCCAATGAAGAGTCGAATGTACCTGTGCGCGTGCAAGAGGTAATCCAGCATACGCTCAAGCTGATGGAACATGTCGAGGGCTTTAGCGGAGTGATTGTGGAGCTTGTGTGTAACGAGGATATTCCTGCCGTGATGTCTTCGCCAGAGTTGTTAAAGCAGGTGTTTTTGAATATATTGCACAATGCACTGCAAGCAAAGCCTACGGAAGGTCGTATCCAGATTGAAATCAACAACATAAATAATGATGTGCATGTCCAGGTAACGAATGACGGTCCGCCTATTGCGGAAGAAAATCTGCTGGCTATATTCGAACCGTTTTTCACGACAAAGCAAACAGGTACGGGACTGGGACTGGCGATCTCCCAACGGATTGTGCAAGCGTATGGCGGACATATTGTTGCTCAAAATACCCCCGAAGGCGTTTGTTTCACCGTCGTACTGCCGATTCGGGCAAAAGGAGGATTGTGA
- a CDS encoding sigma-54-dependent transcriptional regulator, whose translation MTSKVLIVDDEANVRKALSTTLRKMGYELMEAGSGVEALEQVERFCPQVMLLDLRMPHLDGMDTLRRLNERKGRIPRVVMMTAYGSASDVMEAMKLGAFDYVQKPFDLGQVKQVVAHALTQGELLEQGEVGRVLQEEQANPNGTSLIGLSLAMQNVYKLVGKVAMSKATVLIEGESGTGKELIARAIHSNSPRADKPLIPVNCGAIPENLLESELFGYERGAFTGAVHRKQGLLELANGGTLFLDEVGELSLSLQVKLLRVLQDRVFIRVGGIETVSVDVRVIAATNRDLQERIRQELFREDLYYRLNVVPIRMPPLRERKEDIPLLIRHFLAKYGKEAGKHDLCLSAAATEALIAYHWPGNVRQLENTIERAVVLSRGAVIGHEHVLSPLQENKMSEPTPCLGKISYEGRTMREIIAQVEQEAIAHALRKERGNKLQTAKRLGISRRALLYKLQMYGLDSAMDERD comes from the coding sequence ATGACGAGCAAAGTGCTGATCGTAGACGACGAGGCCAATGTAAGAAAGGCATTGTCAACTACGCTGCGCAAAATGGGATACGAGCTCATGGAGGCTGGCAGTGGAGTAGAGGCTTTGGAACAGGTCGAACGCTTTTGCCCGCAGGTCATGCTTTTGGATCTGCGTATGCCTCATTTAGACGGTATGGATACATTGCGCCGCCTGAACGAGAGAAAGGGAAGAATTCCGAGAGTCGTGATGATGACTGCCTATGGTTCCGCTAGTGACGTCATGGAGGCCATGAAGCTGGGAGCATTTGATTATGTGCAAAAGCCATTCGACTTGGGGCAGGTCAAACAAGTCGTTGCTCACGCACTTACACAGGGAGAGCTGCTTGAGCAAGGCGAAGTCGGAAGAGTCCTACAGGAAGAGCAAGCGAATCCAAACGGAACCAGCTTGATTGGCCTGAGTCTGGCTATGCAAAACGTGTACAAGCTGGTGGGAAAAGTAGCGATGTCTAAAGCCACTGTTTTGATTGAAGGGGAGAGCGGAACAGGCAAAGAGCTCATTGCAAGAGCGATCCATTCCAATAGCCCGCGGGCGGACAAGCCACTCATTCCTGTCAATTGCGGTGCGATTCCTGAAAATTTGCTGGAGAGCGAGTTGTTTGGATATGAACGGGGGGCATTTACAGGTGCCGTTCATCGCAAGCAAGGACTATTGGAGCTTGCGAATGGAGGTACGTTGTTCCTGGACGAAGTAGGAGAACTGAGCCTTTCTTTGCAGGTAAAACTGCTGCGGGTTTTGCAGGATCGCGTATTTATCCGGGTAGGAGGCATCGAGACCGTATCGGTTGACGTCCGCGTGATTGCTGCTACCAACCGTGATTTGCAGGAAAGAATTCGCCAGGAGCTTTTCCGCGAAGATCTATACTACCGGCTCAATGTCGTTCCGATTCGCATGCCGCCGCTTCGTGAGCGAAAAGAGGACATTCCTTTGCTAATCCGTCACTTCCTCGCTAAATATGGAAAAGAGGCAGGGAAGCATGACCTCTGCTTGTCCGCTGCTGCCACGGAAGCGCTAATCGCCTATCACTGGCCAGGCAATGTTCGTCAGCTAGAGAATACGATCGAACGGGCTGTTGTTTTGAGTAGAGGAGCAGTTATCGGTCACGAGCATGTTTTATCCCCTCTTCAGGAAAACAAGATGAGCGAACCAACCCCATGCCTTGGCAAAATCAGCTATGAAGGACGAACCATGCGGGAAATCATTGCCCAGGTTGAGCAGGAAGCAATTGCCCATGCCTTGCGCAAAGAACGCGGCAACAAGCTACAGACAGCGAAAAGGCTGGGCATATCACGGAGGGCACTGCTCTACAAGCTCCAAATGTACGGATTGGATTCGGCAATGGACGAAAGAGACTAG
- a CDS encoding short-chain fatty acid transporter, whose translation MFQALTNVSVRMVQRYLPDAFLFAIILTFLVFVAGIVVNGKTPMEMVNYWGGGFWSLLSFTMQMVMILITGHTLASTNICKRGLNALGSLAKTPGQAIVLVTVVSCVANWINWGFGLVISALLARVLANQVEKVDYRLLVASAYGGFVVWHGGLAGSVPLTIATEKHSLENIIGVIPTSETMFSPMNLTIVAAIMIVLPIVNRFMMPAEKDTIVFKGEGIAQQEMAAATETTIDNTPASQMENSRLISVLVSVLGIIYLIYYFADKGFKLNLDVVIMGFLFLGILLHGTPRKFLDAMNEAVKTTTGIVVQFPFYAGIIGMMTASGLAASISQWFISISTPTTFPLFTFWSAGLLNIFIPSGGGQWAVQGPIMLPVATELGVSHAKVAMAIAWGDAWTNLIQPFWALPVLALAGLGARDIMGYCLMMLIVTGAIISLGFLLF comes from the coding sequence GTGTTTCAAGCGTTAACGAATGTTTCGGTCCGCATGGTGCAACGCTATTTGCCAGACGCCTTTTTATTTGCAATCATTTTGACCTTCCTCGTGTTTGTTGCCGGGATCGTCGTCAATGGCAAAACGCCGATGGAAATGGTCAACTACTGGGGAGGTGGCTTTTGGAGCTTGCTCAGCTTTACGATGCAAATGGTCATGATCCTGATTACGGGTCATACGCTAGCCAGTACGAATATTTGTAAGCGTGGCTTGAATGCCTTGGGATCACTGGCAAAGACGCCAGGTCAAGCGATTGTACTCGTCACAGTCGTTTCCTGTGTGGCGAACTGGATCAATTGGGGATTTGGCCTTGTCATCAGTGCACTGTTGGCACGCGTTCTTGCCAATCAAGTGGAAAAGGTAGACTATCGATTGCTCGTCGCCAGCGCATATGGCGGGTTTGTCGTCTGGCACGGAGGGCTTGCCGGCTCTGTTCCTTTGACGATCGCTACGGAAAAGCATAGCCTGGAAAACATCATCGGTGTCATTCCTACTTCGGAAACGATGTTTTCACCGATGAATCTGACCATTGTAGCCGCAATCATGATTGTCCTCCCGATTGTGAACAGATTCATGATGCCTGCCGAAAAAGATACGATTGTATTCAAGGGAGAAGGGATAGCGCAACAAGAAATGGCTGCTGCTACTGAAACTACAATTGACAATACTCCTGCTTCTCAAATGGAAAACAGCCGTTTGATCTCGGTTCTTGTTTCAGTACTCGGAATTATTTATTTGATTTACTATTTTGCTGATAAAGGCTTTAAGCTGAATCTGGATGTCGTCATCATGGGCTTCTTGTTTCTGGGCATACTGCTTCATGGGACACCGCGCAAGTTTTTGGATGCCATGAATGAAGCAGTGAAAACCACGACAGGGATCGTCGTCCAGTTCCCGTTTTATGCAGGGATCATCGGAATGATGACGGCTTCAGGATTGGCGGCGAGTATCTCTCAATGGTTTATTAGCATCTCGACGCCTACTACCTTCCCGCTGTTCACGTTTTGGAGTGCAGGCTTATTGAACATATTCATTCCTTCTGGTGGAGGGCAATGGGCAGTACAGGGACCAATCATGCTGCCTGTTGCCACTGAATTGGGTGTTTCCCATGCAAAAGTCGCGATGGCCATTGCTTGGGGGGATGCGTGGACGAACTTGATTCAGCCTTTCTGGGCATTACCTGTGCTAGCTCTTGCTGGATTGGGTGCGAGGGATATCATGGGTTACTGCTTGATGATGCTGATTGTGACAGGCGCCATTATCAGCTTGGGATTTTTGCTTTTTTAG
- a CDS encoding DMT family transporter, giving the protein MGKYWLMVVVAAVFEVMWVAGLKHADSFWSWVLTIIAIIISFGVLVYSGKKLPTSTVYAIFVGLGTAGTVISEMVLFGEPFSWAKVGLIALLLGGILGLKLVTPDHEEKPKREGEVA; this is encoded by the coding sequence ATGGGGAAATATTGGTTGATGGTTGTCGTAGCAGCAGTATTTGAAGTCATGTGGGTAGCTGGCTTGAAGCACGCCGACAGCTTTTGGTCATGGGTGTTAACCATTATTGCGATTATTATCAGCTTTGGTGTTTTGGTCTATTCAGGGAAAAAGCTGCCGACGAGTACGGTTTATGCGATCTTCGTCGGTTTGGGTACGGCCGGTACCGTTATTAGCGAAATGGTCCTGTTTGGAGAACCGTTTAGCTGGGCAAAAGTGGGCTTGATCGCGCTTCTTCTGGGGGGAATCCTTGGATTGAAGCTGGTCACACCGGACCATGAAGAGAAGCCGAAGAGGGAGGGTGAAGTAGCATGA
- a CDS encoding DMT family transporter, whose product MTWVSLIFAGLFEVVGVMGITQVNQKPSLRSFAVLIGGFSLSFFLLSFAMREIPMGTAYAVWTGIGTVGSALVGMLFYGEAKDKLRILCIAVVIIAVAGLKLVA is encoded by the coding sequence ATGACATGGGTATCCTTGATTTTTGCGGGGTTGTTTGAGGTCGTAGGCGTGATGGGGATTACACAGGTCAACCAGAAGCCTTCTCTCCGCTCCTTTGCGGTACTGATCGGTGGCTTTTCCCTCAGCTTCTTCCTCTTGTCCTTTGCCATGAGAGAAATCCCTATGGGAACGGCCTATGCGGTTTGGACAGGGATTGGTACGGTAGGTAGCGCTCTTGTTGGGATGTTGTTCTATGGAGAAGCAAAAGACAAGCTGCGGATCTTATGTATCGCCGTGGTGATTATAGCAGTAGCAGGATTGAAATTAGTAGCATAA
- a CDS encoding cation diffusion facilitator family transporter: MSSIWATLKKGNTSSATAALGNTGLAIAKGFAAVYSGSGAMFASAMHSVADAVNQFFVFFGSVLAEKKPTPRFPTGFGRVINIFCMVAVIVVTIMAYETIIKGLHLISEPAESSHFWLNFIILSLAVIVDGYVLVKVMFEIVHEARVEAKGFAVIPAAFRNVGRAAPPTRLVFYEDIVATLGALLALIAVIITTFTSFALLDGIATILIGILMVGVAFRVGYDNMVGLIGIAAPKEIEDRVAKVIFADPDVTDINKLRIVQEGRFYHVESYVELRTGLSLAVADDIKYRIRDSLLTDPDISDVTMGILEDNGVDNWKQLTDQGIT, from the coding sequence ATGAGCTCTATCTGGGCAACGCTAAAAAAGGGAAATACGTCCTCGGCGACAGCGGCTTTGGGGAACACAGGGCTTGCTATCGCAAAAGGCTTTGCGGCTGTCTATAGCGGGAGTGGAGCCATGTTTGCGTCGGCGATGCATTCTGTAGCCGATGCGGTCAACCAGTTCTTCGTTTTCTTTGGCAGCGTACTCGCAGAGAAAAAACCGACACCGAGGTTCCCTACAGGCTTTGGTCGTGTCATTAACATTTTCTGTATGGTCGCTGTGATCGTCGTAACCATCATGGCCTACGAAACCATTATCAAAGGCTTGCATCTCATTTCCGAGCCAGCAGAATCCAGCCATTTTTGGTTGAATTTCATCATTTTGTCTCTGGCGGTCATTGTGGATGGATACGTGCTGGTGAAAGTGATGTTCGAAATCGTTCATGAAGCTCGGGTGGAAGCGAAAGGCTTTGCTGTCATCCCTGCAGCCTTTCGAAATGTAGGACGTGCGGCTCCCCCGACACGACTTGTCTTTTACGAAGACATCGTAGCTACACTCGGTGCGTTATTGGCGCTGATTGCCGTTATCATCACTACGTTTACTTCTTTTGCCTTGCTGGACGGGATTGCCACCATTCTGATCGGGATTCTCATGGTGGGCGTGGCATTCAGGGTAGGGTACGACAACATGGTCGGTTTAATTGGTATTGCAGCCCCCAAAGAAATCGAGGATCGGGTAGCCAAAGTCATTTTTGCTGATCCGGATGTGACGGACATCAACAAGCTGCGGATTGTACAGGAAGGGCGTTTTTACCATGTGGAGAGCTACGTCGAGCTGCGGACGGGACTGAGCCTTGCTGTGGCGGACGATATTAAATATCGCATTCGCGACAGCTTGCTGACTGACCCGGATATTAGCGATGTGACAATGGGGATTTTGGAGGACAACGGCGTGGACAACTGGAAGCAACTAACGGACCAGGGAATCACGTAG
- a CDS encoding hemolysin family protein, which produces MDTVPIVLNLLLVIFLVFLNGFFVAAEFSLVKVRQTRLTQMVNEGNRRAVYAQKVTHKLDAYLSACQVGITLASLGLGWVGEPAIAHMIVEPLLGSSGLPGYAISAISFGVAFAIITFLHIVLGELAPKSLAIQKAEITSLWVAAPLMFFYKLLYPAIWFLNGTANALMRRLGLEAISEHEAAHTEEEIRILVNQSHQSGHIDQTELALVEQVFDFSETVARETMIPRIDMVCLYTTNTFEENLEIIRSQRHTRFPVAAEDKDNIIGFVHATDFYLSALQDGSVELDTLVRPVLTVPETMEISTVLRLMQKNRSQLAIVIDEYGGTAGLVTMEDILEEIVGDIQDEFDEERPEIEKLDNGLSVSGMLVLADLNDHLPFELESEDVDTIGGWLYSQLEEEIAVGATVEWENHLFTVKQMDHHRVTRVLITRLEKDESEQQELLTVS; this is translated from the coding sequence TTGGACACCGTCCCGATAGTGCTCAACCTACTGCTTGTTATATTTCTTGTTTTTCTCAACGGCTTTTTCGTAGCCGCAGAGTTCTCACTCGTGAAGGTGCGGCAGACGCGCCTGACACAGATGGTGAATGAAGGTAACAGACGTGCAGTCTATGCCCAAAAAGTAACGCATAAGCTAGACGCTTACCTATCAGCCTGCCAGGTCGGGATCACTCTCGCCTCGCTGGGACTGGGTTGGGTCGGGGAACCGGCCATTGCCCATATGATTGTGGAGCCTTTGCTTGGATCCTCAGGATTGCCTGGATATGCGATCTCCGCGATTTCTTTTGGTGTAGCCTTTGCGATTATTACGTTCCTCCACATTGTCTTGGGTGAGTTGGCTCCGAAATCATTGGCCATTCAAAAAGCAGAAATCACCTCGTTGTGGGTTGCCGCGCCATTGATGTTTTTCTATAAATTGCTTTACCCTGCCATCTGGTTCTTGAACGGAACCGCCAACGCTCTCATGAGACGACTCGGACTCGAAGCCATCTCAGAACATGAAGCGGCACATACGGAAGAAGAAATTCGAATTTTGGTCAACCAAAGTCACCAAAGTGGCCATATCGACCAAACCGAATTGGCTCTTGTGGAACAAGTTTTTGACTTCTCCGAAACCGTCGCTCGGGAAACGATGATCCCGCGCATTGATATGGTTTGCTTATATACGACGAATACCTTTGAAGAAAACCTGGAGATTATCCGCTCGCAGCGCCACACGCGTTTTCCGGTTGCAGCTGAGGACAAGGACAACATCATTGGTTTTGTCCATGCGACAGACTTCTACCTTTCTGCCTTGCAAGACGGAAGCGTAGAGCTGGATACGTTGGTCCGCCCTGTCCTGACCGTACCGGAAACCATGGAAATCAGCACGGTATTGCGCCTGATGCAGAAAAACCGTTCACAGCTCGCGATTGTCATCGACGAGTACGGCGGAACAGCCGGTCTCGTAACGATGGAGGATATTTTGGAAGAAATCGTTGGGGATATCCAAGACGAGTTTGATGAGGAAAGACCAGAGATTGAAAAGCTGGACAATGGCCTCTCTGTATCCGGTATGCTCGTATTGGCTGACCTGAATGACCATCTTCCGTTCGAACTCGAATCCGAAGATGTAGACACGATTGGCGGTTGGTTGTACAGCCAGTTGGAAGAAGAAATCGCTGTTGGTGCGACAGTAGAATGGGAAAACCACCTGTTCACCGTCAAGCAGATGGATCATCACCGTGTCACACGCGTTCTGATTACGCGTTTGGAAAAAGATGAATCGGAGCAACAAGAACTGTTGACCGTCTCCTAA
- a CDS encoding site-2 protease family protein, with product MKKSRSVLLAIGAFLLANLKWILSILKFSKFGTTIISMGITLWAYAVFYGWKFAVALVYLIFVHEMGHVIAAKRKGIATSPAVFIPFAGAFIAMKDMPRDAKTEAYLAYGGPLAGMIAFLPALPLYWYTQDPFWGLVIYLGAMLNLFNLLPISPLDGGRIVSVLSTKIWFIGLVGLGVMLFANPGPITVIIFIIGLITWYNRLRGSYQQKLLQYEREKIADFQQSIAKWPALESTWDIRTQMNAEVNAINQEDLKKFYVPFLQDKKRLQRDFKRLDKVYVNRKWELFRLWEREPVLYYDSDPNRPIPSDALRDGERAAQERLAELDEQMHQLTTYYDAPASTKWKVLAAYLGLAAVLSAFFVYAQQILHR from the coding sequence ATGAAAAAAAGCCGTTCAGTCCTTTTGGCGATCGGTGCTTTCTTACTTGCCAATTTAAAATGGATACTTAGCATACTGAAGTTTTCGAAATTCGGAACCACCATTATATCCATGGGGATTACCTTGTGGGCGTATGCCGTTTTCTACGGATGGAAATTCGCCGTGGCTCTCGTCTATCTGATCTTCGTCCACGAAATGGGCCATGTGATTGCCGCCAAGCGAAAAGGAATCGCGACTTCACCCGCTGTCTTCATTCCTTTTGCCGGAGCCTTCATTGCCATGAAAGACATGCCGCGCGATGCAAAAACGGAGGCGTACTTAGCCTACGGCGGACCCTTGGCGGGGATGATTGCTTTCTTGCCTGCCCTCCCGCTGTATTGGTATACGCAGGACCCTTTCTGGGGCTTGGTTATCTACTTGGGCGCCATGCTCAATTTATTTAACCTGCTGCCCATCTCCCCGCTGGATGGCGGCCGCATCGTTTCGGTATTGTCGACGAAGATTTGGTTTATCGGGTTAGTCGGGCTTGGCGTTATGCTGTTCGCCAACCCAGGACCGATTACTGTGATCATTTTCATCATCGGCTTGATTACGTGGTACAACCGCCTACGTGGAAGCTATCAACAAAAGCTCCTGCAATACGAGCGCGAAAAGATTGCAGACTTCCAGCAAAGCATAGCCAAATGGCCCGCTCTGGAATCGACATGGGATATTCGCACGCAAATGAATGCCGAGGTCAATGCGATCAATCAGGAAGATTTGAAGAAATTCTATGTTCCATTTTTGCAGGACAAAAAACGCCTTCAGCGTGATTTCAAGCGACTCGATAAAGTGTATGTGAACAGAAAATGGGAACTGTTCAGACTGTGGGAACGAGAGCCTGTACTGTATTACGATTCTGACCCGAACCGACCGATCCCATCGGATGCGCTCCGTGATGGAGAACGTGCGGCGCAAGAGAGGCTGGCTGAACTGGATGAGCAAATGCACCAGCTCACTACGTACTACGACGCACCTGCCTCTACGAAGTGGAAAGTGTTGGCTGCCTATCTCGGTTTAGCTGCTGTTTTGTCAGCGTTTTTCGTGTACGCCCAACAAATACTGCACAGGTAA
- a CDS encoding iron-sulfur cluster biosynthesis family protein: MSITLAIEPAFSLAYQRYAGFVPGDTLRLYVRTSGPGTGGMFYAIEKDETLTDDAVFEVEGLRFVIRPTDFWYFDGGHLSYNPLHGEYGFYFTNPRLDGN; the protein is encoded by the coding sequence ATGAGTATTACACTTGCGATAGAACCAGCGTTTTCCCTTGCCTATCAACGTTATGCCGGCTTTGTTCCGGGAGATACGCTTCGATTATATGTACGAACAAGCGGCCCCGGGACCGGTGGCATGTTTTATGCGATTGAAAAAGATGAGACCCTCACCGATGATGCTGTGTTTGAAGTAGAGGGATTGCGATTTGTCATTCGTCCGACTGATTTCTGGTACTTCGACGGGGGACATCTGAGCTACAATCCGCTCCATGGCGAGTACGGCTTTTACTTCACCAACCCTCGTCTGGATGGCAACTAG